The Glycine soja cultivar W05 chromosome 4, ASM419377v2, whole genome shotgun sequence genomic sequence tttccttaatttttgcCAAAGGTGATAAACAATccaaaaaattttaagaaaaaaaaggagagaaaatttgtaaagaaaaattcatatgtagagaaaaaacattttaatgaCATAAACCAACTGAAACACTCTATACCGAATCCAAGTTCTGTATTTCCTTCTCTTTTCCAATTGTTTGAGCGTGAATTTTTGCATTAATGAAGTCTGAAACCTATGATAAGGGGATAtctgttgatgactggaaaataCTGGTAAAGTGGTAATAGGCAAAGAAGTGAAGAATCACAATTGGTTTGGAGGCCCATCGCATTGAGGCAAGTAGAAAATTGACCCGCCCAAGTGGAGATTCAAGTCGGGTACCGAACGTGCGACTATAAAGGGAATGAACGTGGACACCCCACGCTTTCTTCACGGCAACagaagaataatcaaatttctcaGATCTATCCGACGTCGTCGCAGATCCACCAACCGTTATGGCTGCCTTCAGCGGTGATGAAACGGCTCCGTTTTTCGGCTTCCTTGGAGCCGCAGCTGCCCTCGTCTTCTCCTGTACTCCTTCCACTCTCTTCAATTCCCCCAATCACTTCCATTAGATCCGTATTTACCGTTTCATTATTTATGTAATCCGTTCCTAAAATTGACTTTTAATCCAATTTCATGTTCCACTGCTCAGAACCGTATATGATTTTAGGTGTTGAATTTGGAACCATTGATGTTGGAGATTCAATTAGTTACTGCAAATCGTTAAGTTTGATATATGAAATCTGAAATTTGATTGATCTGTGTCTGTGAGGAAATCGGAATAATTTCACTCATGTGAAAGTGATTGATCGATCGAATCTTAATCTTAGGGTTGTTTGAAGTGATAAAATCTGTGAGGAATTTCATTTGTATTTGAACTGTTGATAGGTATGGGAGCTGCCTATGGCACAGCAAAGAGTGGTGTGGGCGTGGCTTCCATGGGTGTGATGAGACCTGAGCTGGTGATGAAGTCTATTGTCCCTGTTGTCATGGCTGGAGTTTTGGGTATTTATGGCCTTATTATTGCTGTTATTATCAGTACCGGTATTAATCCAAAGGCCAAATCTTATTACCTCTTTGATGGTTATGCACATCTCTCCTCTGGTCTTGCCTGTGGCTTGGCTGGCCTTTCTGCTGGCATGGCTATTGGTATTGTCGGTGATGCTGGTGTTAGGTATAATgcttttttactttgtttttcatATATGATTTGTTTCTTATTTCTTGATGTGTTTAAGGTCTTGTTGAATTGCAATATTGCATAGTGACATTCAACTCTTGAtcctgtttgg encodes the following:
- the LOC114408426 gene encoding V-type proton ATPase 16 kDa proteolipid subunit produces the protein MAAFSGDETAPFFGFLGAAAALVFSCMGAAYGTAKSGVGVASMGVMRPELVMKSIVPVVMAGVLGIYGLIIAVIISTGINPKAKSYYLFDGYAHLSSGLACGLAGLSAGMAIGIVGDAGVRANAQQPKLFVGMILILIFAEALALYGLIVGIILSSRAGQSRAD